TCGTCTGGCGATCAAACAGGAAACTCCAATCGGAGTAAAAGCCAAGTCCTATATTGATCAAGGCTTGCTTGTACCGGATGATGTAACAAACGGAATCGTGGAGGAGCGACTCGCTCAACCCGATTGCGAAAAAGGTTTTTTGCTTGACGGTTATCCAAGAACGCTGGCTCAGGCTGAAGCGCTCGACAAAATGCTGGCAGCAATGAACCGCAAGCTGGACCACGTAATCAATTTGAAAGTAGACCGCGACAAGCTGCTCGTTCGTATTACCGGACGACGCATTTGTAGAACATGCGGCGCTACCTATCATATTGTTTTCAATCCG
This is a stretch of genomic DNA from Paenibacillus sp. JQZ6Y-1. It encodes these proteins:
- a CDS encoding adenylate kinase; this translates as MNILFIGPPGAGKGTQAAVIVKELGIPHISTGDAFRLAIKQETPIGVKAKSYIDQGLLVPDDVTNGIVEERLAQPDCEKGFLLDGYPRTLAQAEALDKMLAAMNRKLDHVINLKVDRDKLLVRITGRRICRTCGATYHIVFNPPKQEGICDLDGGELYQRPDDNEESVATRLDEYGNKTAPLLSYYGDQDLVRDIDGEQGIDQVSSDIVSLLRG